One window of the Sulfurimonas crateris genome contains the following:
- a CDS encoding AAA family ATPase, whose translation MKATDLSSAIEALVEQRVPTFLWGAPGIGKSSIVKQIAKSRGVGFIDLRLALMDPTDLKGIPFYDKDSHTALWAPPAFLPREGEGILFLDELNSAAPSVQASAYQLILDRRVGEYELPDGWAIVAAGNREGDRGVTYRMPSPLANRFVHFEMDVDVEDWRLWAYRNAIDERVLSYISYKNEHLFTFDAKSDAKSFATPRSWEYVNSVLKSKVSEDLLLETIGGALGKDVAVSFLAFCKVMSRLPDIKNILHSGGGEYSDEVDVLYALSTGLVSAYLKDRDDKKLENLLRYTFGLKSEFAVMTVQDLQRNGVNMEHLEAFREWVEKFAYLLE comes from the coding sequence ATGAAAGCAACAGATCTAAGCTCGGCAATAGAAGCTTTGGTAGAGCAGAGAGTTCCGACATTTTTGTGGGGAGCACCGGGAATAGGAAAATCTTCTATTGTAAAGCAGATAGCAAAAAGCAGGGGTGTCGGTTTTATAGACTTAAGACTGGCACTTATGGATCCGACCGACCTTAAGGGGATCCCGTTTTACGACAAAGATTCCCACACTGCACTCTGGGCGCCTCCTGCCTTTTTGCCCCGTGAAGGAGAGGGGATCTTATTTTTGGATGAGCTAAACTCTGCGGCTCCTAGTGTTCAGGCTTCTGCTTATCAGCTAATACTTGATAGAAGAGTGGGCGAGTATGAACTCCCTGATGGCTGGGCGATAGTAGCTGCAGGAAACCGTGAGGGAGACAGGGGTGTTACCTACCGTATGCCAAGCCCTTTGGCTAACAGGTTTGTCCACTTTGAGATGGATGTAGATGTTGAGGACTGGAGGCTCTGGGCATACAGAAACGCTATTGATGAGAGAGTTCTCTCTTACATCTCATATAAAAATGAACATCTGTTCACTTTTGATGCCAAAAGCGATGCTAAAAGCTTTGCAACGCCTAGAAGCTGGGAGTATGTAAACAGCGTTCTAAAGAGCAAAGTCTCTGAAGATCTGCTTTTAGAGACCATCGGCGGAGCACTCGGCAAGGATGTTGCGGTCTCGTTTTTGGCATTTTGCAAGGTAATGAGTAGACTTCCGGATATAAAAAATATACTACACAGCGGAGGCGGTGAGTACAGCGATGAGGTAGATGTTCTTTATGCTCTAAGTACAGGACTCGTTAGCGCATACCTCAAAGATAGAGATGATAAGAAGTTAGAGAATTTGCTTAGATATACGTTTGGGTTAAAGAGCGAATTTGCCGTGATGACTGTTCAAGATCTGCAGAGAAACGGTGTCAACATGGAACATCTCGAAGCATTTAGAGAGTGGGTGGAGAAGTTTGCATATCTATTAGAATAA
- a CDS encoding ferritin-like domain-containing protein: MARVGNSIIKGLEVSEIIKLLNRAYADEWLAYYQYFIESKVVKGIMKDAAITELDQHAADELRHATMIADRILQLGGTPLLNPKEWMKKTNCGYEEPKNFDVVAILEDAIKGEQCAINTYSSIVDLTRDKDIVTYDIVSQILADEVEHEEDLQALHDDITEFVSDLKKSLKK, translated from the coding sequence ATGGCTAGAGTAGGAAATTCGATAATTAAAGGTCTAGAGGTCTCAGAGATCATTAAACTTCTAAACAGAGCTTATGCGGATGAGTGGCTGGCGTACTACCAGTATTTTATCGAGAGCAAGGTCGTAAAAGGAATCATGAAAGATGCTGCTATTACCGAGCTTGATCAGCACGCAGCCGATGAGCTAAGACACGCTACTATGATAGCAGACAGAATTTTGCAGCTTGGCGGAACGCCTCTTTTAAATCCAAAAGAGTGGATGAAGAAGACAAACTGCGGCTATGAAGAGCCTAAAAATTTCGATGTCGTCGCAATTCTAGAAGATGCCATCAAAGGCGAGCAGTGTGCTATAAACACTTACTCAAGCATAGTTGATCTCACAAGAGACAAAGATATAGTTACTTACGACATCGTCTCACAGATATTGGCTGACGAGGTCGAGCACGAAGAGGATCTCCAAGCGCTTCATGACGACATTACAGAGTTTGTAAGTGATCTTAAAAAGAGCCTGAAAAAATAA
- a CDS encoding ORF6N domain-containing protein encodes MDAKNKLTNNIIVDDKIFIIRGAQVMIDKDLAELYDVATKRLNEQVKRNIERFDSDFMFQLTDEELKNLRSQNATTNFNMIRTNPYVFTEQGVYMLATVLKSGIAVEVTKQIMRTFTKLKNQSVPYFDIIKRLEKLETNDKETTELLQKVVQVVSSMQGIYDEAKEGTKKIGFV; translated from the coding sequence ATGGATGCAAAAAATAAACTCACAAATAATATTATCGTCGATGATAAAATTTTTATCATAAGAGGCGCTCAGGTAATGATAGATAAGGATTTAGCAGAGTTATATGACGTAGCTACTAAAAGACTTAATGAGCAGGTAAAGAGAAATATAGAGAGATTTGATAGTGATTTTATGTTTCAACTAACTGATGAAGAATTGAAAAATTTGCGGTCGCAAAATGCGACCACAAATTTTAATATGATAAGAACAAATCCTTATGTATTTACAGAGCAAGGGGTATATATGCTTGCTACTGTACTTAAAAGCGGTATTGCAGTAGAAGTTACTAAACAAATTATGCGAACATTTACAAAGCTGAAAAATCAATCTGTACCATACTTTGATATCATAAAAAGACTAGAAAAATTAGAAACAAATGATAAAGAAACAACTGAACTACTTCAAAAAGTGGTGCAAGTAGTTTCGAGTATGCAGGGCATTTATGATGAAGCTAAAGAGGGGACTAAGAAGATAGGGTTTGTTTGA
- a CDS encoding adenine-specific methyltransferase EcoRI family protein, translated as MANENLANAKKAKNDEFYTQYIDIEKEVSAYLEYDPDVFKNKIILLPCDDPEWSNFTKYFAQNFERFGLKKLISTSYASASKLYDTNYQPTLFEINNPKYDEFKTIKNGKIFTLDHDTTHDGRIDINDLEWHYLEGDGDFRSDEIKKLRDEADIIITNPPFSQFRIFLAWIIASSKRFLIIGNINAITYKEVFPLIKDNKVWLGPSITSGDREFEVPKDVVDMTKFTGKIRDGRYYQRVVGVRWFTNIDHGRRHQPISLMSEKDVIKYSTKKPFDRYDNYDAIEVPYVKLIPNDFDGVMGVPISFLDKYSPEQFEILGSDYEVKDGKLPQLVNSSWQGKLDRGYITGRRAYSRILIKHKR; from the coding sequence ATGGCAAATGAGAATCTTGCAAATGCAAAAAAAGCAAAAAATGATGAATTTTATACACAATATATTGATATAGAAAAAGAAGTGTCGGCGTATCTTGAATATGACCCAGATGTATTCAAAAATAAAATTATATTATTACCATGCGATGATCCGGAATGGAGTAATTTTACTAAATATTTTGCTCAAAATTTTGAGAGATTTGGTTTAAAAAAGCTTATTAGTACAAGTTATGCTTCTGCTAGTAAGTTATATGATACCAATTATCAGCCTACGCTCTTTGAAATCAATAATCCAAAGTATGATGAATTTAAGACTATAAAAAATGGAAAAATATTTACCCTAGACCATGATACTACACATGATGGCAGGATAGATATAAATGACTTAGAGTGGCACTACTTAGAAGGTGATGGAGATTTTAGAAGTGATGAAATAAAAAAACTAAGAGATGAAGCAGATATTATTATCACTAATCCACCATTTTCACAGTTTCGTATCTTTTTAGCTTGGATTATAGCGAGTAGTAAGCGGTTTTTAATTATCGGAAATATTAACGCAATTACATACAAAGAGGTTTTTCCACTTATTAAAGACAATAAAGTATGGCTTGGACCTAGTATAACAAGTGGAGATAGAGAGTTTGAAGTTCCAAAAGATGTTGTTGATATGACAAAATTTACGGGGAAAATAAGAGATGGAAGATATTATCAAAGAGTTGTAGGTGTCAGGTGGTTTACAAATATTGATCATGGCAGACGACATCAGCCAATATCACTAATGTCAGAAAAGGATGTAATTAAATACAGCACTAAAAAACCTTTTGACAGGTATGACAACTACGATGCCATAGAAGTTCCATATGTGAAACTCATCCCAAATGATTTTGACGGAGTAATGGGTGTGCCAATTAGTTTTTTGGATAAGTATAGTCCTGAGCAATTTGAAATTCTTGGAAGTGATTATGAGGTTAAAGATGGCAAATTACCACAATTAGTAAACTCATCATGGCAAGGAAAACTAGATAGAGGCTATATTACTGGCAGACGAGCATACAGCAGAATTTTAATAAAACATAAAAGGTAA
- a CDS encoding GmrSD restriction endonuclease domain-containing protein, with product MTTTLRTKITIKEICNGFVYNELEGKGLFGLSGKLTIQPEYQRNYIYADGKRDVAVIESILKGYPLGIIYFNKISDDKFEVLDGQQRITSIGRYFTNKLAIKDENGMEQYFDTIAEDKRKKIEETELLIYECEGEESEIKEWFKTINIVGVPLNDQEFLNAIYSGKFVTLCKEEFSNSQNANIQKWSAYIKGSANRQEFFAVALDWVSKGNIDTYMAQHRHDNNINEIKRYFNSVIDWVSAVFIDVEKEMCGLEWGRLYEEYHRQAYNPTEIQNRLYKLYSDPYIKNYKGLYEYILGGEKDTKLLDVRVFDDATKRRVYKEQTKIAELKGVSNCPLCAIRNNSNQTKIWKQNEMDADHVTAWSKGGATDFQNCEMLCKTHNRAKGNR from the coding sequence ATGACAACAACATTAAGAACTAAAATAACAATAAAAGAAATCTGTAACGGGTTTGTTTACAATGAACTTGAAGGCAAAGGTCTGTTTGGGTTATCTGGAAAATTAACCATCCAACCAGAGTATCAAAGAAACTATATTTATGCAGATGGAAAGAGGGATGTTGCGGTCATAGAATCAATTTTAAAAGGGTATCCGTTAGGGATAATTTACTTTAATAAAATATCTGATGATAAGTTTGAGGTTTTAGATGGACAGCAAAGAATCACAAGTATTGGAAGATATTTTACAAATAAATTAGCCATAAAAGATGAAAATGGGATGGAACAATATTTTGATACTATTGCTGAGGATAAAAGAAAAAAGATAGAAGAGACAGAGCTTTTGATATATGAGTGTGAGGGTGAAGAGAGTGAGATTAAAGAGTGGTTTAAAACTATAAATATAGTAGGTGTTCCTCTTAATGATCAAGAATTTTTAAATGCTATTTATTCAGGAAAGTTTGTGACACTTTGTAAAGAGGAGTTTAGCAACTCGCAAAATGCAAATATTCAAAAGTGGAGTGCTTATATCAAAGGCTCTGCTAATAGACAGGAGTTTTTTGCAGTCGCACTGGACTGGGTAAGTAAAGGAAATATTGATACTTATATGGCTCAGCATAGACATGATAATAATATTAATGAGATAAAAAGATATTTTAATAGTGTTATTGATTGGGTATCTGCAGTTTTTATAGATGTTGAAAAAGAGATGTGTGGGTTAGAGTGGGGAAGGCTGTATGAAGAGTATCATAGACAAGCATATAATCCTACTGAAATTCAAAACAGACTTTATAAATTATATAGTGATCCTTATATAAAAAATTATAAAGGATTGTACGAGTACATTTTGGGTGGAGAAAAGGATACAAAATTACTAGATGTACGAGTCTTTGATGATGCTACAAAAAGAAGGGTCTATAAAGAGCAAACCAAAATAGCAGAATTAAAAGGAGTTTCAAACTGTCCATTGTGTGCCATTAGAAATAATTCAAATCAAACGAAAATTTGGAAGCAAAATGAGATGGATGCAGATCATGTCACAGCATGGAGTAAGGGCGGTGCTACAGATTTCCAAAATTGTGAAATGTTATGTAAAACACATAATAGAGCAAAAGGGAATCGGTAA
- a CDS encoding vWA domain-containing protein has translation MSSIEQKISQAKSKLLLNHPFFGALAAKLELVQNDDIQSFKSNGIKLEYNSDFLQKLDSAQMEFVFANGAMHASLAHEVRKNGRSGWLWQLATDYAINDMLVQNGLVRPDEAHYSKRFSGMYAEEIYAELKEDILRDELEYKSDETDDVQDSKSEQNRQKTPQKTDALSEQLFEEFAKAKLEEEAKNSEMPIGIGRFFSITDEGKVDWRRELNAALQRFYRDDYRLIPPSKKLLYRGIYLPSSTTQRVKIVVAVDSSGSVDEKLLDEFLSELNFLMLSVANFEIDMLVCDDKIRSHKTFFGGDILEADIKGGGGTDFRPVFEFIDKELLDVQLLLYFTDLDGVFPKDAPNYEVKWVSPKEAIVPFGSLIVLE, from the coding sequence ATGTCAAGCATTGAGCAAAAAATCTCTCAAGCAAAATCAAAACTTCTTCTCAATCACCCTTTTTTCGGGGCACTTGCGGCAAAGCTTGAACTTGTTCAAAATGATGATATTCAGAGCTTTAAAAGCAACGGCATCAAGTTAGAGTACAACAGCGATTTTTTGCAAAAGTTAGACTCCGCGCAGATGGAGTTCGTTTTTGCAAACGGTGCAATGCACGCCTCTCTTGCCCATGAAGTGAGAAAAAACGGCAGAAGCGGATGGTTGTGGCAATTGGCTACAGACTATGCTATTAATGATATGTTAGTTCAAAACGGTCTTGTCCGTCCGGATGAGGCGCACTACTCAAAGAGATTTAGCGGTATGTACGCAGAGGAGATATATGCGGAGTTAAAAGAGGATATTTTGCGTGATGAGCTTGAATATAAATCGGACGAGACGGATGATGTGCAAGATAGTAAGAGTGAACAAAACAGGCAAAAAACGCCTCAAAAAACCGATGCCCTGAGCGAACAGCTTTTTGAAGAGTTTGCCAAAGCTAAACTTGAAGAGGAGGCAAAAAACTCCGAGATGCCCATCGGGATAGGAAGATTTTTCAGCATAACAGACGAGGGAAAGGTAGACTGGCGCAGAGAGCTAAATGCGGCACTGCAGAGATTTTACAGAGATGACTATAGACTCATTCCGCCTAGTAAAAAACTTCTCTACAGAGGCATATATCTGCCATCATCCACAACTCAAAGAGTAAAAATTGTCGTGGCAGTCGATAGCTCGGGTTCGGTAGATGAAAAACTTCTAGACGAGTTTTTAAGCGAGCTTAACTTTTTGATGTTGAGTGTTGCAAATTTTGAGATAGACATGCTTGTCTGCGATGACAAGATCAGATCGCATAAAACCTTTTTTGGCGGCGATATTTTAGAAGCAGATATAAAAGGGGGCGGAGGAACCGACTTCAGACCCGTTTTTGAGTTTATAGACAAAGAGCTCTTAGATGTGCAGCTGCTTCTGTACTTCACTGATCTGGATGGAGTTTTTCCAAAAGATGCGCCAAACTACGAGGTTAAGTGGGTGTCTCCAAAAGAGGCCATTGTGCCATTTGGCAGTCTGATCGTGTTAGAATAG
- a CDS encoding cation-translocating P-type ATPase has product MQESNNWHSLEVDEVLRAVESSQDGLSSTEVEARLKKYGPNKLQEEKKKSAVVRFLMQFNNLLIYVLLSAAVVTAVLDHMIDTVVILGVVLINAIIGFIQENRAQNAMDAIKKMLAFHAIVMRDNSKQKVQSESLVIGDIVFMKPGDRVLADIRLLETHAFSVQEAPLTGESVAVEKSVKKVMPEATLGDRSSMAFAGTTIAGGEAKGVVVATADRTELGRISGMLSSVETLTTPLVEQMDRFAKYLTFFILSFSLLIFLVGYFVKGLDFTEAFMAVIGLFVAAIPEGLPAVLTITLAVGVQAMAKRNAIVRQLPAIETIGSVSVICSDKTGTLTQNEMMVSSVVTNDRNYRVSGAGYEPIGDLYFKDEKVDIDRDERVKFLAKTSLLCSDAILREEDNSWTIEGSPTEGALVTFAHKAGFYANETREVFKRDDKIPFDSKHKYMATLNHSHEGESIIVVKGAAEIIIKMSEFEYVDAENEKEIQSAYWEEMAKELASCGERVLALAYKKVSHDKATLDFDDLKEGLVLIALVGLIDPPRPEAIEAIKECYSAHIDVKMITGDHLLTATAIGKTIGLRNCENVLSGADIEKLSDEELERVVLNTDIFARTTPEHKLRLVKALQAHSKIVAMTGDGVNDAPALKRANVGIAMGKSGTEAAKESSEFVLTDDNFASIVNAVREGRRVYDNIKKVISWTLPTNASEASVIIVAIFFGMVMPITPIQILWANMITAVTLGIALAFEDEDKNIMKRSPRAIDEPILNRELIWHIVYVTTLFLIAVFGAFYYAMQSGASVEYARTLALNVLVFLEIFHLFYIRNLNIIELKLSDVLANRVVWSAVSVIFFAQIAITYIPFLQGVFLTASLTLFDFSMIFLCGVVVFALLELEKQFRLRVARKREIA; this is encoded by the coding sequence ATGCAAGAGTCTAATAACTGGCACTCTTTAGAAGTAGATGAAGTTCTAAGAGCAGTTGAGAGTTCACAAGATGGTCTAAGCAGCACCGAAGTTGAGGCAAGGCTTAAAAAATATGGACCTAACAAACTTCAAGAAGAGAAGAAAAAGAGCGCAGTTGTACGTTTTTTAATGCAGTTTAACAACCTTTTGATCTACGTACTTTTAAGTGCTGCCGTAGTGACTGCAGTGCTTGATCATATGATAGATACGGTCGTAATACTAGGAGTCGTGCTAATCAATGCCATTATAGGTTTTATCCAAGAGAATAGAGCTCAAAATGCGATGGATGCCATAAAAAAGATGCTGGCATTTCATGCTATTGTCATGAGGGATAATAGTAAGCAAAAAGTACAAAGTGAATCATTGGTCATCGGCGATATTGTCTTTATGAAGCCGGGAGATAGAGTTTTAGCGGATATAAGGCTGCTTGAGACACACGCCTTTAGCGTTCAGGAAGCTCCACTGACCGGAGAGTCCGTTGCTGTTGAGAAGAGTGTCAAAAAAGTCATGCCTGAAGCAACTTTGGGAGACAGAAGCTCAATGGCATTTGCAGGAACGACTATAGCAGGCGGAGAAGCAAAAGGTGTTGTGGTCGCTACGGCAGACAGAACGGAGCTTGGACGTATAAGCGGAATGTTAAGCAGTGTAGAGACACTGACCACGCCTCTTGTTGAGCAGATGGATAGATTCGCCAAATATCTAACTTTTTTTATACTCTCCTTTTCTCTTCTTATTTTTCTTGTCGGTTATTTTGTAAAAGGGCTTGATTTTACAGAGGCATTTATGGCGGTAATAGGGCTTTTTGTCGCCGCTATTCCCGAAGGTCTGCCAGCTGTTTTGACTATAACGCTTGCAGTAGGTGTGCAGGCTATGGCAAAGAGAAATGCAATAGTCAGACAGCTGCCGGCCATTGAGACCATAGGCTCCGTTTCTGTTATATGCTCGGACAAAACAGGAACTCTTACTCAAAACGAGATGATGGTCAGCAGTGTAGTTACAAATGATAGAAATTACAGAGTAAGTGGTGCAGGTTATGAACCGATAGGGGATCTATATTTCAAGGATGAGAAGGTTGATATAGATAGAGATGAGAGAGTGAAATTTTTGGCTAAAACCTCTCTTTTATGCAGTGACGCTATTTTAAGGGAAGAGGATAACTCTTGGACAATTGAGGGAAGTCCGACAGAGGGTGCCCTAGTCACATTTGCCCATAAAGCCGGCTTCTACGCCAATGAGACAAGAGAGGTTTTTAAGCGTGATGACAAGATACCGTTTGATTCAAAACATAAATATATGGCGACGTTAAACCATAGTCATGAAGGTGAATCCATTATCGTCGTAAAAGGGGCGGCAGAGATCATCATTAAAATGTCAGAGTTCGAGTATGTAGACGCAGAGAATGAAAAAGAGATTCAGAGCGCATACTGGGAAGAGATGGCAAAAGAGCTTGCCTCTTGCGGAGAGAGGGTGCTGGCACTTGCGTATAAAAAAGTATCTCATGATAAAGCAACGCTTGATTTTGATGATCTAAAAGAGGGGCTTGTGCTTATTGCGCTTGTAGGATTGATCGATCCTCCGCGTCCTGAAGCCATAGAGGCTATAAAAGAGTGTTACAGCGCACATATAGATGTAAAAATGATAACCGGAGATCATCTTTTAACCGCAACTGCCATAGGAAAAACTATAGGGCTTAGAAATTGTGAAAATGTCTTAAGCGGTGCGGATATAGAGAAGTTAAGTGATGAGGAGCTTGAGAGAGTCGTACTTAATACAGATATATTTGCAAGAACCACTCCTGAGCATAAATTAAGATTGGTAAAGGCGCTTCAAGCGCACTCAAAAATTGTAGCGATGACAGGGGATGGCGTAAACGATGCGCCTGCACTAAAGAGAGCCAATGTCGGTATCGCTATGGGAAAAAGCGGCACCGAGGCGGCAAAAGAGTCGAGCGAATTTGTTTTAACAGATGACAATTTTGCCTCAATAGTAAATGCCGTAAGAGAGGGCAGAAGAGTTTATGACAATATAAAAAAGGTCATAAGCTGGACGCTTCCAACTAATGCTTCTGAGGCTTCGGTAATTATAGTTGCAATATTTTTTGGAATGGTTATGCCGATAACTCCTATTCAAATCCTTTGGGCAAATATGATAACAGCCGTTACATTGGGTATTGCACTGGCATTTGAGGATGAAGATAAAAATATAATGAAAAGAAGTCCTAGAGCTATTGATGAGCCTATTTTAAACAGAGAGCTGATATGGCATATAGTTTATGTGACAACCCTCTTTCTTATTGCGGTTTTTGGCGCTTTTTACTATGCGATGCAAAGCGGCGCAAGCGTAGAGTATGCGAGAACTCTCGCACTTAATGTTCTGGTCTTTTTGGAGATATTTCACCTTTTTTATATTAGAAATCTAAACATAATTGAGCTGAAGCTTAGTGATGTTTTGGCAAACAGAGTAGTGTGGAGCGCAGTATCCGTCATCTTTTTTGCACAGATCGCTATAACTTACATACCGTTTTTGCAGGGAGTTTTTTTAACGGCATCTTTAACGCTATTTGATTTTAGTATGATCTTTCTATGCGGAGTTGTAGTCTTCGCTCTCTTGGAGCTTGAGAAGCAGTTTAGACTTAGGGTTGCAAGAAAAAGAGAGATAGCCTAG
- a CDS encoding GGDEF domain-containing response regulator — MSNRILVVEDNKTLAKLIAKKISLEMDFEVDVAYNLSEAKLFLKRYKYFLTLLDINLPDAPNGEIVDYALEKDNRVIVLSGNIDKEFRKKMLKKNIIDYVTKSGTNDVNYIIQTIKRLKKNQNHKILVIDDSLVFRKQMQGMLENMFFKVISVAHGEEALGMLENAPDISLVLTDYHMPVMNGLVLTGEIRKKYMKNELAVIVMSGDNDDETTALFLKNGANDYIKKPFSKEEFSCRINNSIEALENIQEITNNAQRDFLTGLYNRRYFFTNASKYFEDAKENSEHFAIAMIDIDNFKKINDTYGHDAGDRAIVHLSDILRTNVSNEDIVARFAAEEFGVLLKDVSAQKAIEILERIRQNVQSSKTKGNNNEEINYTISIGLVTTNDENLDSSVNEADMLLYNAKQNGRNQIAVN, encoded by the coding sequence ATGAGCAATAGAATATTGGTAGTAGAAGACAACAAGACTTTAGCAAAGCTGATAGCAAAAAAGATAAGCTTGGAGATGGATTTTGAAGTTGATGTTGCATACAACCTCTCTGAGGCAAAACTCTTTTTAAAAAGATATAAATATTTTTTGACCCTTCTGGATATTAATCTTCCAGACGCCCCAAACGGGGAGATAGTCGATTATGCTTTGGAGAAAGATAACCGCGTCATTGTGCTAAGCGGAAATATCGACAAAGAGTTTAGAAAGAAGATGCTCAAAAAAAACATCATTGATTACGTTACAAAAAGCGGAACAAATGATGTCAACTATATCATCCAGACCATAAAAAGACTCAAAAAGAACCAAAACCACAAGATACTAGTGATAGACGACTCTCTTGTATTTAGAAAACAGATGCAGGGTATGCTTGAAAATATGTTTTTCAAGGTTATATCCGTCGCACACGGGGAGGAGGCGCTAGGCATGCTAGAGAATGCCCCCGATATAAGTCTTGTTCTTACGGACTATCATATGCCGGTTATGAATGGTCTTGTGCTCACTGGAGAGATCAGAAAAAAATATATGAAAAATGAGCTTGCCGTCATTGTAATGTCTGGTGATAACGATGATGAAACGACCGCTCTGTTTTTAAAGAACGGTGCAAACGACTACATAAAAAAACCGTTTTCAAAAGAGGAGTTCTCATGCCGCATAAACAACTCGATCGAGGCTCTTGAAAATATACAGGAGATCACGAACAATGCGCAGCGCGACTTTTTAACAGGTCTTTACAACAGAAGATACTTCTTTACGAACGCTTCAAAATATTTCGAAGATGCTAAAGAGAACTCAGAGCATTTCGCAATAGCTATGATAGATATCGACAATTTCAAAAAGATAAACGACACATACGGTCATGATGCAGGAGACAGAGCTATCGTGCATCTCTCAGATATATTAAGAACAAACGTCTCAAACGAGGATATAGTGGCAAGATTTGCCGCAGAGGAGTTCGGCGTTTTGCTTAAAGACGTATCTGCGCAAAAAGCTATAGAGATACTTGAGAGGATCAGACAAAATGTGCAGAGCAGCAAAACCAAAGGCAACAACAACGAGGAGATAAACTACACTATCTCCATAGGGCTTGTGACAACCAACGACGAGAACCTTGACTCAAGCGTAAACGAAGCAGATATGCTGCTATACAACGCAAAACAAAACGGAAGAAATCAGATAGCCGTAAACTAG
- a CDS encoding ATP-dependent DNA helicase — translation MDYLNRVIEKLKAKKSVFLTGGAGVGKTTITREVIKYYESESKKVAKLASTGMAATLIGGQTLHSFLDLGIASSLSELEMNSKFEASKKVKKLISSMDLIVIDEISMVSDALLDMIRIRLEQSDFKGSLLVVGDFLQLPPVVRGYKEVRFAFESDSWREFEFEEVELTHVYRTDDSDFIELLSSIRDGFVDESVHNALNEFIKPLPQDLSEFTFLFGKNISASLHNKNQLEFVDSELFIKEAGVIKHSKSVKESEIERFMDDARIERELELKIGAPVLFTRNAWNYFNGERGVVVNIDATYVYVQKRDGVVVKLETVAQSKEVWSEKSVDGKKEVLQESLFSVYQYPIKLAYAITIHKSQGMSIEDLIIETNEIFAPSQFYVAISRSSSPKRLNLIAPKRQWRDIVFVNNKALEFVKRGV, via the coding sequence ATGGATTATTTGAACAGAGTCATTGAAAAACTAAAGGCGAAAAAGAGTGTTTTTTTAACGGGCGGTGCGGGAGTCGGAAAGACAACTATTACAAGAGAAGTTATAAAATATTATGAGAGCGAGTCTAAAAAAGTGGCAAAACTAGCCTCTACCGGAATGGCGGCAACGCTTATAGGCGGGCAGACGCTGCACAGTTTTTTGGACTTGGGGATCGCCTCAAGTCTGAGCGAACTTGAGATGAACTCTAAATTTGAGGCAAGCAAGAAGGTAAAAAAGCTTATATCCTCTATGGATCTTATAGTCATAGATGAGATCTCGATGGTGAGCGATGCCCTGCTTGATATGATACGCATAAGGCTTGAGCAGAGTGATTTTAAGGGCTCACTTCTGGTTGTCGGCGATTTTTTGCAGCTTCCTCCCGTGGTTCGCGGCTACAAAGAGGTAAGATTTGCTTTTGAGTCCGATTCATGGAGAGAGTTTGAGTTTGAAGAGGTTGAGCTGACACACGTTTACAGAACTGATGACAGTGATTTTATAGAGCTTCTATCAAGTATAAGAGACGGTTTTGTGGATGAGAGTGTACATAACGCCCTCAATGAGTTTATAAAACCGCTTCCGCAGGATTTGAGCGAATTTACCTTTTTATTCGGTAAAAATATCTCCGCATCACTGCACAACAAAAATCAGCTGGAGTTTGTAGATAGCGAGCTCTTTATTAAAGAAGCGGGAGTCATAAAACACTCTAAGAGCGTAAAAGAGAGCGAAATAGAGCGTTTTATGGATGATGCAAGGATAGAGAGAGAGCTGGAGCTAAAGATCGGCGCACCTGTGCTCTTTACCAGAAATGCATGGAACTACTTTAACGGTGAGCGTGGAGTGGTCGTAAATATAGATGCCACCTATGTATATGTACAAAAAAGAGACGGTGTTGTCGTAAAGCTTGAGACGGTGGCACAGAGTAAAGAGGTGTGGAGCGAGAAGAGTGTAGACGGGAAAAAAGAGGTGCTTCAAGAGAGCCTATTTAGTGTCTATCAATACCCCATAAAGCTTGCATATGCCATAACTATCCACAAGTCGCAGGGCATGAGCATAGAGGATCTAATAATAGAGACAAACGAGATATTTGCGCCATCGCAGTTTTATGTGGCGATCTCCAGAAGTTCAAGCCCAAAACGCCTGAACCTGATAGCGCCAAAGCGGCAGTGGAGAGATATAGTGTTCGTAAATAATAAAGCTCTGGAGTTTGTAAAAAGAGGGGTTTAA